The following proteins come from a genomic window of Lolium rigidum isolate FL_2022 chromosome 5, APGP_CSIRO_Lrig_0.1, whole genome shotgun sequence:
- the LOC124656413 gene encoding transcription factor WRKY45-1-like, whose amino-acid sequence MFDSILDCSAKAISELKLLRLEQSRAADAPPPPQVVVDDKRRVKKIFSGDGGDNAKANRQQRKRRRSADDSVTLETPVPHYDGHQWRKYGQKLINNANHPRSYYKCTYKQEQDCGATKTVQQYQDCAGTDDPAMYTVVYFGQHTCKPTGNDTAAIVKRESIGCSSGGGAGELSPSDSQCSNISVTCTSVVVDHHQRTASVESSCKLLDMAPDLANAEVNTYDQLYDVGAFSPFDLDTDWAIDAHGHDLLKNGYW is encoded by the exons ATGTTCGATAGCATACTAGACTGCTCGGCCAAGGCTATATCCGAGCTCAAGCTCCTTCGGCTCGAGCAATCTCGAGCTGCCGACGCGCCCCCGCCGCCGCAGGTGGTGGTGGATGACAAGAGGAGAGTCAAGAAgatcttctccggcgacggcggcgacaatGCCAAGGCCAATCGACAGCAGCGCAAGAGAAG GAGATCAGCCGATGACTCTGTGACACTTGAAACGCCTGTTCCTCACTACGACGGCCACCAGTGGAGGAAGTATGGGCAAAAGCTCATCAACAACGCAAATCACCCGAG GAGTTACTACAAATGCACCTACAAGCAAGAACAGGACTGCGGAGCAACAAAAACAGTGCAGCAGTACCAAGATTGTGCCGGCACCGATGACCCCGCCATGTACACCGTCGTCTACTTCGGCCAACACACCTGCAAGCCGACCGGTaatgacaccgccgccatcgtcaAGAGAGAGAGCATAGGCTGTAGcagtggcggcggcgccggcgagctctcACCGAGCGACAGCCAGTGCAGCAACATTTCGGTGACCTGCACTTCGGTTGTAGTTGACCACCACCAACGGACAGCGTCCGTCGAGAGCAGCTGCAAGCTGCTGGACATGGCGCCAGACCTGGCAAATGCAGAGGTCAACACATATGATCAGCTCTATGACGTGGGTGCATTTTCACCTTTTGATTTGGACACGGATTGGGCAATAGATGCACATGGGCATGACCTCCTAAAGAATGGATATTGGTAA